One window of the Vigna radiata var. radiata cultivar VC1973A chromosome 1, Vradiata_ver6, whole genome shotgun sequence genome contains the following:
- the LOC106761604 gene encoding receptor-like protein 12, protein MTISCLDHFFPEPVGTKSNLVDNQILFPKSMMEFWGSPRQDLIVERLSEFEKVAYAQHHIRCLPKEREALLQFKAAIVDDYGMLSSWTTPDCCQWEGIRCNNLTAHIISLHLPGQYHYESLSLYYYDESISRRYISGEIHKSLMELRHLQYFNLSFNYFRESNIPEFLGSLTNLRYLDLSSCGFSGQIPTQISSLSHLKYLNLAHNYYLNGSIPREIGNLSRLEYLDLSGNSFEGSLPSQIGNLSRLQYLDLRYNSFEGYIPSQLGNLSNLHKLYLGGYDSALKIFTTDQWLSNLNSLTHLSFDYTSNFNSSPSWLRIISMLPKLRELSLIGCGLSDHFLLSFNPSNFNFSTSFSVLRLSLNSFTQPMIFQWVSNTTSNLVELDLSWNLLKGLTSNHFGLAMNSLEHLDLSYNVLKGEDLKSFINICTLHSLYMNGNNMTEDLSSILHNFSRGCVRYSLQELSLAYNQIRGSILDLSAFSNLKVLDISNNQLSGKIPESTRLPSHLEQLSISSNSLEGGVPKSFGSTCTLELLDLSYNKLSEDLTVIFNHLSGCSRYSLRELYLGQNKVNGTLPDFSIFAKLETLDLSINQISGNLPKTLELLRSLKQLYLDSNKLNGTISEDLRFPRKLEILSLRSNSLKGVLTDAHFFNMTKLRTLMLSDNSLTLEVSQNWASAFQLDNIELRSCKLGPLFPKWLEKQNEFRYLDISNSGISGTVPKWFWTKFGLSILMSINISCNNLQGTIPNLPIEIHYSSLSLASNKFEGHVPPFLRGSTFLDLSNNKFTNSFSFLCSSGVAESLYQLDLSNNKFFGQIPDCWIHFKSLTYLNMSHNKFSGEIPSSMGSLLQLQVLLLRRNNLIGEIPSSLRRCTNLVMVDISENRLSGYIPNWIGKELSKLQFLSLGRNYLYGSLPLKICYLKSIQLLDLSLNNLSGQIPKCIKHFSSMTRMTSLTNYEGHHYSVHTGAIDRYFSYKLNAILMWKGSKEMFTDTGLSLLNSIDLSNNQISGEIPKEIEGLFGLVSLNLSRNQLKGKIPSNVGKLTSLEFLDLSQNQLVGSIPSSLAQIDRLTMLDLSHNYLSGKIPTGTQLQSFDASKYEDNVDLCGPPLKELCIDGMARQGPIIKFQEDDNLIFNREYYISMTIGFVISFWGVFGSIIIIRSWRHAYFEFLTYLSDSLYVMTMVKVLKRLHTT, encoded by the exons ATGACTATAAGCT GTTTGGACCATTTCTTCCCAGAGCCTGTTGGAACTAAAAGCAACCTAGTTGATAATCAGATTTTGTTTCCTAAATCAATGATGGAATTTTGGGGTTCTCCAAGGCAAGACCTAATAGTGGAAAGGCTTTCAGAGTTTGAGAAG GTTGCTTATGCACAACACCATATCAGATGCCTTCCAAAGGAGAGGGAAGCACTCCTTCAATTCAAGGCTGCCATTGTGGATGACTACGGCATGCTCTCATCTTGGACCACTCCCGACTGTTGCCAATGGGAGGGGATTCGCTGCAACAATCTCACCGCTCATATTATAAGTCTCCACCTTCCTGGACAGTATCATTATGAATCTCTTTCTCTTTACTATTATGATGAATCTATTTCTCGGCGTTACATCAGCGGAGAGATCCACAAGTCGTTAATGGAGTTGCGACACTTACAGTATTTCAACCTCAGTTTCAATTATTTTCGAGAGAGTAATATTCCAGAGTTTCTTGGCTCTCTTACCAACTTGAGATATCTTGATCTCTCTTCATGTGGTTTTAGCGGACAAATTCCAACTCAGATAAGTTCTCTTTctcatttgaaatatttgaatcttgctcataattattatttgaatggtTCAATCCCTCGTGAAATTGGAAATCTCTCTCGGTTGGAGTATCTTGATCTCAGTGGCAATTCTTTTGAAGGAAGTCTGCCATCTCAGATTGGAAATCTCTCTCGGCTGCAGTATCTTGATCTCAGGTACAATTCTTTTGAaggatacattccttcccaacTAGGAAACCTTTCAAATTTGCATAAACTCTATCTTGGAGGATATGATAGTGCTCTCAAAATTTTCACTACTGATCAATGGTTATCTAATCTTAATTCTTTAACCCATCTTTCCTTCGATTACACATCTAATTTTAACAGTTCTCCTAGCTGGCTTCGAATCATTTCCATGCTACCAAAACTAAGAGAACTCAGTTTGATTGGATGTGGCCTTTCCGATCATTTCCTCCTTTCATTCAACCCTTCCAACTTCAATTTTTCTACTTCCTTTTCTGTCCTTAGACTTTCCTTAAACTCCTTCACGCAACCGATGATATTCCAGTGGGTGTCAAACACCACTTCCAACCTTGTTGAGCTTGACCTTAGTTGGAACCTCTTGAAGGGTTTGACATCAAATCATTTTGGCTTGGCCATGAATTCGCTTGAGCACCTTGACCTCTCCTATAATGTGTTAAAGGGTGAAGATTTGAAATCATTCATCAATATATGCACCCTACATTCATTATACATGAATGGAAACAATATGACCGAAGATCTTTCGTCAATTCTTCATAATTTCTCTCGTGGTTGTGTTAGATATTCACTACAAGAGTTGAGTTTGGCATACAATCAAATCAGAGGCTCCATACTTGACCTTTCagctttttcaaatttaaaagtgtTGGATATTTCTAACAATCAATTGAGTGGGAAGATACCTGAAAGCACTAGATTGCCATCTCATTTGGAGCAGTTGTCAATTAGTTCTAACTCTTTAGAAGGTGGTGTTCCAAAATCATTTGGGAGCACATGTACTTTGGAGTTATTGGATTTGTCTTATAATAAATTGAGTGAAGATCTTACAgtcatatttaatcatttgtcTGGATGTTCTAGATACTCATTGCGAGAACTATATCTTGGTCAAAATAAAGTCAATGGCACATTACCTGATTTCTCAATATTTGCAAAGTTGGAAACGTTGGATCTCAGTATCAATCAAATTAGCGGTAATTTgcctaaaaccctcgaattgtTGCGATCATTAAAACAATTGTACCTTGATAGTAACAAGCTAAATGGGACAATTTCTGAAGATCTTCGATTTCCAAGAAAACTTGAGATATTATCCTTGAGGTCAAACTCATTGAAAGGTGTGTTAACTGACgctcatttttttaatatgacaaAGTTAAGGACATTGATGTTGTCAGATAACTCATTGACGTTAGAAGTTAGTCAAAATTGGGCTTCGGCCTTTCAATTGGATAATATTGAATTGAGGTCTTGCAAGCTTGGTCCATTGTTTCCCAAATGGCTAGAGAAACAAAACGAATTTCGATACCTTGATATTTCAAATAGTGGAATATCAGGTACCGTTCCAAAATGGTTTTGGACCAAATTTGGATTGTCAATTTTGATGagtattaatatttcatgtaatAATTTACAAGGTACGATTCCAAATTTGCCAATAGAGATTCATTATTCTTCTCTTAGTCTTGCATCAAATAAATTTGAAGGTCATGTTCCACCATTTTTAAGAGGCTCAACATTTCTTGATCTGTCAAACAATAAATTCacaaattctttttcatttttgtgcTCGAGTGGTGTAGCTGAATCTTTATACCAATTAGACCTTtcaaataataagttttttggACAAATTCCAGACTGTTGGATCCATTTCAAGTCATTAACTTACTTAAATATGAGTCATAACAAGTTTTCAGGAGAGATTCCTTCTTCAATGGGATCACTCCTTCAACTTCAAGTTTTGCTATTGAGAAGGAATAACTTAATAGGTGAAATCCCTTCCTCCTTAAGGAGATGCACAAATTTAGTGATGGTAGATATATCAGAAAATAGATTATCTGGATATATCCCAAATTGGATTGGGAAGGAATTATCAAAGTTGCAATTTTTAAGCTTAGGAAGGAATTATTTGTATGGAAGTTTACCATTGAAAATTTGTTATCTAAAAAGCATTCAACTCTTAGATCTCTCGCTAAACAACCTATCTGGACAAATTCCTAAATgcataaaacatttttcttcgATGACTCGAATGACTTCCTTGACAAATTATGAAGGTCATCATTATTCGGTCCATACTGGTGCTATCGATAGATACTTTTCATACAAGTTGAATGCAATCTTGATGTGGAAAGGTTCAAAAGAAATGTTCACAGACACAGGATTATCCCTTTTAAATAGCATTGATCTCTCAAACAACCAAATATCAGGAGAaattccaaaagaaatagaagGTTTATTTGGATTGGTGTCATTGAATTTATCAAGAAACCAATTGAAAGGGAAAATTCCTTCAAATGTTGGAAAGTTAACATCACTTGAATTTCTTGATTTgtcacaaaaccaacttgttgGTTCTATTCCTTCTAGTCTTGCTCAAATTGATCGACTCACTATGTTAGATTTGtcacataattatttatctgGAAAAATTCCAACTGGCACACAATTACAGAGTTTCGATGCATCCAAATATGAAGATAATGTTGATCTCTGTGGACCACCATTAAAGGAATTGTGCATTGATGGAATGGCAAGACAAGGaccaattattaaatttcaagaaGATgacaatttgattttcaatcgtgaatattatataagtatGACAATTGGATTTGTTATAAGCTTTTGGGGAGTATTTGGCTCAATCATAATAATACGTTCTTGGCGTCATGCATATTTCGAATTCTTAACTTATTTATCAGACAGTCTCTATGTCATGACAATGGTGAAAGTTTTGAAGAGATTGCACACAACATAG